Part of the Acaryochloris thomasi RCC1774 genome, CTTTTCACTGCTGTCGATCTGAAACTCAGTGCTGCCGTCGCAAGACCAGTGAACAGCTTCAGCGCCTTCCTTGTAGGAAAGGGTTTCAATCTCGACCTGAGACGCCACCATAAATGAGGAGTAAAAGCCTAAGCCGAAGTGACCAATGATCGCCTGATCACCAGCGGACTTATATTTCTCGACGAACTCCTCAGCACTGGAGAAGGCCACTTGGTTGATGTACTTCTTAACTTCATCAGCGGTCATGCCGATTCCGTTATCGGTAATCGAAATTTGCTTCTTGTCTTTATCAATCGCTAAGACGATCTCAGGCTCTTCCAAATTGCCGGAAAACTCATCCGACATTGAGACCATTCTCATCTTCTGGATCGCGTCTACCCCATTAGAGATAAGCTCCCGCAGGAAGATCTCGTGATCCGAGTACAGCCACTTCTTGATAATCGGGAAGATATTCTCGGTATGGATCGAGATTTTGCCCTGTTCCAGCGTTGTCATAGCGGTAATGTTAGTTTCAAGCTCAGTTACTTAAGATCATGCGATGTTTTCGGCTATTCAGCTAGCGCCAACTGAGGTGAAATAGCCGTCACAATCCGATTCGGTTTTCCTCACTCTAGGACGAGATGAACTTTGCTGCTGCATCCTGTGGCAGTTGAGCAAGCAGTCTGTACTTGTGCCGTGCAAGTCAGATCTACTCCCTTGAAAACTCAGGACTGCGATTGACAGACATGCGTAGACTCTCACGCTGGTTTTGTCTCTATAGCCACGCTGGGTTTATTGAACGCTCAGCCTTCTATGCCTCCGTCTTGGACACACGCATAGGGGTGATTCAGCCACAATAGTCGTTCGATGGGAGAGCCGTATTTTCCAAGATTGCTTGATGAGAGGGCCGCACGAACTTCTAACACTGAGGTATGTGAAGGCTTTCAAACTTAGCCTGCGCTCCTAGAAATTTGTCCACCACTGCAGTTCTCAGCAATTGAGAAAGGAACGGTCTTGGTGAATTTACCAAGACTCCCTGGTTCTTGAACTTCGATGTGTAAATGAGGGGCTGTACTAAAGCCTGAGTTGCCGCTATAGCCGATTAGCTGGCCGGCCTTGACCCAGCTCCCCTCCCTAAGAGCAACTTTGCGGCCAAAGCCCTGCTGCAAATGGAGATAGGCAGAGCGATGACCATCTGCATGCTCAATCCAAATATAGTTAAACTTGCTGATCTTGCTTCTGCCGCCGCCGTCGTCAGGGTAGCGATCCTCTCGGGCAATCACGCGCCCCCGATTCATTGCGTAGACCGGAGAACCAATTGCGATCGCAAGATCATAGGCAAACTCAGTACGACCTCTATGAGTACCGCTGCGAATCCCTTGAGAGAGATAGCCACTCCCCTTAAGCGGATGACAAAAGCCCTGGAGAGGGGACGCCATCGTTGGCTCGAGCTGAGCAACAGGCGTCGGGCTGCGGTAATTTCTGGAAGCCTGGTGCTTTTGAGGAGGGTAAAAATCTGCAGAGCCAGTGCCCCCAAGACCTGCCTGCAAAACGCTACGCCCATCTTGGGGGAGGCAAAGGAGCGTGATGACGGACAAACCAGTCAGTAGGATTGTTGTGCATCGTTTTCGGCACAAGAAGCGCTTGGATGTAAGGTCTGAGCGAGCCTGAGTCTTGGGGAAATTCCACCAGGAGCGCTTTCTGAGAATGTGGTGCGATAAAAGAGGGTTTTTCCTGTGGCGTGACGGCTTGTTTTTCATGCAGGCGGGGGACTCGTCAAGGAATGTAAAGTTAGAATAAATACTTAAACGCTGTCTTCTCTGTATGATTTGATACAGCGTTTTTAGTCAAAGTAGCTTTATCTCTCTCAAAAAATAAATTTGATATTCCGATCACCAGATACGGCAAGGGGTCAGGCGATCAATCACTTAAGATCGTATCGCCCTGAGTTTCTTTGTAGAAATTAGTAGAACTCTTCGGTTTGGGGATCCCGACTAAGCCTGGGCGGCGG contains:
- a CDS encoding M23 family metallopeptidase — its product is MSVITLLCLPQDGRSVLQAGLGGTGSADFYPPQKHQASRNYRSPTPVAQLEPTMASPLQGFCHPLKGSGYLSQGIRSGTHRGRTEFAYDLAIAIGSPVYAMNRGRVIAREDRYPDDGGGRSKISKFNYIWIEHADGHRSAYLHLQQGFGRKVALREGSWVKAGQLIGYSGNSGFSTAPHLHIEVQEPGSLGKFTKTVPFSIAENCSGGQISRSAG